The genomic stretch TCCTGTATAAATTTTAGTAAAACTTCCTGCATAATAATTGAAGGTCATCTCTCTCATTATTTCCCCCAGGCCGATCTGGTGGTGGTCTTTCGAACCGAACCCCACACTCTTGAAGAAAGACTCAAGAAAAGGGAATGGAAAGCAGCTAAAATACGCGAAAACCTGGAAGCGGAGGCATTGGATATTTGCACATGGGAAGCCTATCAGATACATGGAACCAAAGTACATGAAGTTGAAACCACCAATATAACTCCTGAAGAAGCAATTAATATAATTTCAGAGATTATCAATGGAAAAAAATCATTTCCCGTGGGCAATATTGATTTTTCAGGATATTTGGGGGCGTAATGCTCATTGGAGTCGTAAAAATCAGGACAACTTATTGTAGGGAAAGCTTTTTAAGGGGTAAAAAGATAAACTAAAACATTATTCTTAAGTACAGTCTCAGGTTTTTGGGAATCAACCCCTAAAATTTATATTATGATGAAACTTAAGATCTCCGTATTCTGGCATTTCTAATGTTCCACAAGGGGTATATACTTTGAGAAGGGGAAGAAGACCGCGATGGATGATTCAAATAGCTTCAGAGCGCATGGAAATCCTCTTCCAACGTGCTGAGGAGGAATTTGCTCTTCACCCTGAACGTTCCCATAGATACGTGGAAATGTCCCGGAAGATAGCCACCAAGTACAACCTGAAAATGCCATCCTCATGGAGGGGAAGGTTCTGCCGGAACTGTAATCAATTCCTGAAACCCGGTTATAATTCTCAGGTTCGTTTGAAAGACTCAATGGTAAACATAAAATGCATGGAATGTGGAGAAATCATGAGAAAGCCTTACATAAAAGAAAAAAAGGCAAAACGGAGGAATAAAATTGAATCCCGCACATTCCAAGAAGGAACTGATGCATAGATCCCTTTCAACCATCACCCTAAACATAGGCAAATCCGGAGTTAACCCCGGTGTTATGGATGAAATAAACCGCCAGCTTAAAGAAAGAGAAGTGGTAAAGCTCAGATTTTCCAAGGGTATATCCCTTGAGAAAGAAAACTATATTACCCACATCATCGAAAAATCAAATGCTAAACTCATTGATTTTAGAGGTAACGTTGCAGTAATCTTCAAAAAAAAGAGATAATTAGGAGGATAATATGACTACAATTTACGATGTACCCGCCGACTCGCTCATTAGCGAAGTCGCTAAGGACTTAAGTGAAAACAAAAAGATAACCCCCCCAGAATGGGCTCCATTCGTTAAAACAGGGGTTCACAAAGAGAGAAGGCCAGAAAACCCAGATTGGTGGTATGTGCGATGCGCATCCCTACTTCGCAGGGTTTACATAGATGGTCCAGTGGGAATAAACAGTCTCAGAACCTACTACGGTGGTAAAAAAGACAGAGGCACCAGCCCTGAAAAATTCCAACGAGGCAGTGGTTCTGTAACCAGAACAGCCCTTCATCAGTTAGAAGAAGCAGGTTTTGTTCAAAAACAGGGAGAAGGTCGAGTTGTGACCCCTACTGGAAGGTCTTTCCTGGATAAAGCTTCATTTGAGTTAAAAAAAGATATTCCAGAATTGGCAAAATATTAATTGGATAAACAATATTATTGGATGATTTAGGATGGGAGGTATTAGATGAGCGATATTGAGGAAATACGGCGTAGGAGAATGCAAGAACTGCAACAACAGGCAGCTCAACAGCAAGCTCCAGATGCCCAATCCCAGGAACAAATGCACAGGGAGATGGAGGCTCAAAAGAGACAGGCCATGATGCAGATACTCACCCCTGAAGCACGCAGTCGCCTGGCTAACCTCCGCCTCACCAAACCCGAGTTCGTGGATCAAATCGAACTGCAGCTCATCCAACTGGCCCAAATGGGTCGAGTATCGTCAAAAATCACTGATGAGCAGCTTAAGGAATTACTCCGTAAGCTGGCCGGTCAAAAAAGAGAAATTAACATCACCTGGAAATGAAAGTCGCGGTACTCTACAGCGGAGGTAAAGACAGCTCATTAATGGCAGTCATACTAAAACGCTTAGGATATCAAGTGGAACTTTTAACAGCCAATTTTGGTGTTTTTCCTTCCTGGAAATCCGCAGCAGGATCTGCATCATCCTTAGGATTTCAACACAAGATTTTGGAAGCAGACTCCACTCTCCTAGAAGGAGTGGTGGACATGATCCTGAAGGATGGTTTTCCCAACAATGGAATTAACCACCTGCACCGGGAAGTCCTGCAATTGGCTGCAGAGAAATATCCATTGGTTGCTGATGGTACTAGGAGAGATGACCGGGTTCCAAAACTTAATCTCAATGAAATACAAAGTTTTGAAGATTCGAATGGTATCCAGTACCTTAACCTTGCTGGATGGGGTCATAAGACCATAAACCAGCTGTCAGAACAATTTTTCAGTGTGGTGAAAGAGCCCACCAGTATGAATAATAATTCTGACTATGAAATCGAAATAAGATTTCTCATAAACGAGCGTGAATGTGAGGATACAGCTAATAAACTATTCCCACCACACATACAATCAAGAGTAATAGGATGGAGAGAATATGAGTAGAAATAGACCATTAGCCAAAAAGTTAAGAATGGCAAAAGCAGGCAAGCAGAACAGGCGGGTGCCTCTATGGGTTATGATGAAGACCAATCGTAAGGTCAGAACTCACCCTAAAATGAGACACTGGAGAAGAAGTAGTCTAAAGGTATAAATATCTTAATATGAGGAGTGACAGAGATGGAAAGAATTTATGTTATACCCCTTCGGGATGCTAAAGTAGCTCCCCGTACCAAAAGGTCACCTAAAGCAACTCGTGTTGTAAGGGAGTTCATCCAGAAACACATGAAATCCGACGATGTCAAAATGGACGAATCGGTAAATGAAAAAATATGGGAAAGGGGAATTCAAAAAATACCCCCTAAGATCAAAGTTAAGGCAACCAAAGACGAAGATGGTTCCGTACTGGTCACCCTGGCTCAATAGGTGATCTCCTATGATTAGGAGAGTTAATCTGGCAGGCAATCCCAACCTGGGTGTTTACATCGCAGTCACTGATAAAGTGGCTCTAGCACCACCTAACTTGGGAGAAAAAATGGTGGGAGTGGTTGAAGAATCCCTTCAAGTCCCGGTAATAAAAACCCCCATCAGTGGAAGTAGCCTTGCCGGTGCCCTGGCTGTAGGAAACTCCAGGGGATTTTTGGTATCTCGATATGCCTTTGACACAGAGGTAAATGCCATTAAGGAATTTGGGTTAGAGGTGGAACGGATACCTGACCGACTCACTGCAGTGGGCAACATCATCCTAGCCAACGACCACGGGGCAGTTGTAAATCCACTACTCTCAGATGAAGCAGTGGACGTGGTCTGTGAGACCCTGGATGTGGAAGTGGTCCGAGGTAGTATAGCTAATTTCAAGATCATTGGATCCGTAGCTGTTGCCACCAACAAAGGAGCACTGGTCCACCCATCAGCAACATCAGATGAATTAGAGTTCCTGGAAAAAACCATGAATGTTCCTGTAGATGTGGGAACAGTGAACCAGGGAACAAAACTGGTGGGCGCAGGTGCAGTGGCCAACTCCAATGGAGTGCTGGTGGGAGAAAAGACTACCGGTCCTGAAATGGCAAGAATAGAAGAATCATTAGGTTTTCTAGAGGAATTATTATGAAGACAAAAATATTTAGAGTTCAAGGTAAGTTCATCATGGGCGACAGATTTAAACCCTTCACTAAGGAACTGAAAGCCACTGGTGAAAACGATATTAAAGAAAAGATATACTCTGAATTTGGTAGCAAACATCACATTGTACGCAACCAGATCCACATTCTGAAAATAGAGGAAATCTCCGCTGAAGAAGTTCAGGATACCATAATTAAAGCACTGACTTCGGAGTGAACAATATGGAAGACCGACAAAGGCTGGAAGAGATTATAAACGAGCTCAACGCCTACAAGGCACAGGCTGACATGCTGAACCAGCAAGTGGAAACGCTTAATGCCACTATATCCGACATGACCATAGCACAGGAAACTCTGGAAGCTATTAAAGGGAAAAAGTCACCTGAAACCCTGGTACCCATTGGTGCGGGTTCATTTTTAATCACTGAAATCAAGAACACTGAAGAGGTGATTGTTGGTCTTGGATCCGGTGCTGCGGTTAAGAAAAATATTGATGATGCTAAAATGAGCATTGAAGAGCAGAAAAAAGAGCTGGATAACATCATGCAGAAAATGATGTCTGATCTACAGAAAATCAGCCAGATCATCACTCAGAAAAGCCCAGAAGCTGAAGCACTCATCCAAAAAATTGAGGGTACACCAGGTAATGGATTACCCTAATTTTTATTTCTGTAATTTCAAAATTTCTGTAAAGCTTAAAAATTAATTTCAAAAGTCATATTCCCCATTTTAATCTTTAACTCACGGTATCATCTTAAGGAGTGAATCTTTTGTTTGAATCTCTGAAAAAGAAGTTTTCTGGAACTATTGGAAAGATCTCCGATCAAGTATCCTCTCAAGAGGAAGAAGCAGCTAAAGAAACGGAAGAAAAGGCAAAAGCTGCTTTAAATGCAGATGAAGTTACTGGAGATAAGGCGACTGAAAAGACTGAAACTCCTTCCAGTGAAAAAGTTGGGGATAAAGAAGTTAAAAAAGAAGTTAAAGCTACTTCTTCAGGGAAAGATCAAATAGTTAAAGATAAAGCAGATAAAACTCCTGGTAAAGACGAATCAGATGCAGAGTTTCAGGAAGCAGATGAAGAAAAGAAATCTCGCTTTTCATTTTTACGCAGAAAATCAGACTCTAAAGATGAAGATTCCAAAAAACAGAGTGAAGATGAAACTGGTTCTAAACTAAACGCCAAAGATTCTTCTGCAAAGATAAAAGATGATATTGGTTCTGTAACTGATTCTGTGGATGATACAACTGATTCTGAAAAAGATAAGGGAGAATCTGAAAAAGATAAAAATGAACCTTCTGGTTTATTCACCTTTGCCACCCATAAAACCATATCTGAAAAAGATATTGATGACATTCTTTTTGAACTTGAATTAGCCCTTCTAGAGGGAGATGTTGCCATGGAAGTGGCTGAGCAAATCATCAAATCAGTTAAGGAAGATCTGGTGGGTCGCAAGATTAAAAGAAGAAGTGATGTGGCTAAATTCACCCGAGAAGCTCTCAAAAAAGCAATATCTGATATACTGGTTGTTGGAGGTCCTAACCTAAAAGAACTGGTTCAACAGGCTAAAAAAACTGGCGAACCACTAAAGGTAATGTTTGTGGGTGTTAATGGAACTGGTAAAACCACCACCATATCTAAAATTGCCGATCATTACGTTAAAGAAGGTTACACTCCAGTTATTGCTGCTTCTGATACTTTCCGTGCAGGGGCCATCGAACAGATATCCTACCATGCCGAAAAAGTGGGAGTGAAAATCATCCGCCACCAGAAAGGTGCAGATCCCGCAGCAGTGGCCTATGATGCAGTGGAACACGCACGGGCCAAAAATAAAGAACTGGTCCTTATAGACACCGCTGGACGAATGCAGACCAACATTAACCTTATGGATGAAATGAAGAAAATTCAAAGGGTAGTAAAGCCGGACCTGGCCATATTTGTTGGAGATGCCCTAACTGGTAATGATGCAGTGGAACAAGCCCGTAAATTTGATGATGCAGTGGGAGTTGATGGAATCATACTCACCAAAGCTGATGCCGACGCCAAAGGCGGCGCAGCACTATCCATTGGTCATGTAATCAACAAACCCATACTGTTTTTAGGTGTTGGCCAGGGTTATGGGGATATTATGGAGTTCCGCCCTGACTGGATGGTGGAACAGGTTCTTGGGGATTAATAATTAAATCAATCCTGACATAAAATAATTAAAAACTAAGCTCTATTTTATTACTTATTTTTTACCACCATATACTCCAAACATATAACATTTCCACACCACATCCACTTCCTGGAATCCTGCCTCTTCCAACCACTGAATATGACTTCGCAGTGGTGAAGGAAAATCTTCTTCCCTGTATCTGGGTAGCCAAATCGTTTCTATTTCTTCCTGAGAGTGACTATCTAACATGAACTCCACCCACTTATCCATGTAAACCTGGTTAAGGTGAGGGCTTGATCCAAGGATGTTATCTGCATTGTAGAATACTCCTCCCTCTTTAAGGAACTCTTTTATTCTACAGTAGAATGATTTCTGTTCTTCTCTCTGCAGGTGATGCAGTGCCAGGGAGGATATAACTCCATCATAACCCTCTTTAAAGTCAAGGTCACGGAAATCAGCTATTTTAAATTCAATATCACTGTAAGGTGCCAGTTTGGATTTTGCTATTTGGATCATGTTCTCGGCCATGTCTACGCAAGTGATCTGTGCATTGGGGAAATGTTCTTTCACCTCTTTAGATATATTCCCAGTACCACAACCCAGATCAAGGACCTTAATCTTTTCTTTATCGTGAAAAGGAAGTGCTAATATTAAGGATTTAACCATATCCTCATAGAAAGGAATTAATGTTTTGATAAGTTCGTCAAATACCTTTGCTTCTTCTTCGAAGTGATCTTTCACCTGTTTCATTTCATCACCTGATCATTCACTTATAATTTTTAGGGAATCCATTCTTATTTGTCCTTATAGAATTTTAGAGTTGAGAGTACATATAATCATTACTTTGCAGTGATAATCTGGATTGAATTATTTGGATTGAAAATAAATCCCATCAAACATACAAAGAGATACTGGTAGAGATTATGTCCAAAACCACGAGTAAGATATTTGCTGGCAGTAAAGTTATTTGCAGAAATAAAGAAGCAGTTTTAGGTGCGGTGATAAAATATCAGGATAAGAGTTGTGTATTAACTGTACATCACCTTTTAAAAGTAGGTGGGTGTGGATTAGGTGACATGGTAAAAGTGGCAGGGTGGCCAGGTGAGGTTATAAAGATAATTATTGATTTTGATCTGGCCATTATTGAAGTTAAGGCACCAGAATCGGAATTCGAATTTTCACATATAAAAAAACCAGAGATTGGATCAGCATATGCTCTCAATGGCTCCCAGAAGAATCCCTGCCAGATTATGACCATAGGGAGGACATATCATTATCTTTCTTTTCCCTTCAGCACGATTCCACTTCCAGGGGACAGTGGTTCACCAATAATTCAGAATGGAAATGTGGTAGGGATCTTAGCATCAGTTTTTTACACCAACGCCAATGGCATTGCAGTATCTCTTGAACATTTTTACACAGAAAGAGACAGATGAATGGATTTAAATTGGATTCAATCAATCTAAACTTATTTATGTTTTCATTTTCTTCTAAAATGTCATCTTTTTAAGTGTCAAATCATAATCTATTTTATAATTCCCATTATAATTATCCAATAGATTTACAGGAGAATCAATCCATGTTAGGCGAAAAAGAACTTATAATACTATTTCCCGAATTCAAAGAACTGGTAGAACCATCAGGCATCGATTTACGGGTTGATGAAGTTTACAAACAGAAAGGACCAGGATCACTTATTGATAATGAGAAAAATCTTCCAGAACTTGAGAAACTGGAACCTCCACTCTATACTCTAGAACCAAAAACGGCCTACAGTGTGACCATTAATGGGAAGATAAAAATTCCAAAAGGATATTCCATGCTATATCTCCCCAGGTCCACACTTCTGCGTTCTTTCGTAAGCATCCACACTGCAGTAGGAGACCCTGGATTTTATGGAACCCTTCAATTTCTCCTGGTGAACCAGGGCGAATTTCCATTCACACTTAAACGTGGTGAAAGAATCGCTCAGGGAGTTGTTTTTTCAGTGGAAGGTTCTGGGGAGTACAATGGCAGTTACCAGGAGAAAGAAGAATAAATTTAATGGAATGAATAGGAGAAAATACATGGGAATAGATTTAAACTATTAAGAGGTTAAATCTCCTATGTTTCCATATTTTTCTATTCCTATTTTATTTCATATTTAAATATTTTTATAACGCGTTATCCATCTCATCCACAGCCTCAGGATTTGCCAGAGTGCTTATGTCTCCAACGTCTTCTCCTTTAACCTTGGCCTTAATAACCCGGCGCATGATCTTCCCAGAACGGGTCTTGGGAAGGTCTTCAACGAAGTTAACGCAGGCAGGACTGGCCACTGGACCTATCTCTTCACGTACATGTTCCCGGAGTAGGTGTTTCATACGAGGGCTTGGTTTAAACCCTTCTTTTAAGGTGACGAAACTGCATATTTCTTCTCCCTTAACCGGGTCTGGTTTTCCCACCACTGCTGCTTCTGCCACAGCATCATAGCTCACCAGGGCAGATTCAACCTCAGCGGTGCTAATACGGTGTCCGGCAACATTCAAAACATCATCTTCTCTTCCCTGTATCCAGAAATAGCCTTCTTCATCAATGCGACCCACATCCCCACTGAGATATATCCCGGGAAATCTACTCCAGTATGCATCCCTGTAACGTTCTGGGTCATGGTATAGTGTACGGAACATGGCAGGCCAAGGAGTTTTAATTACCAGATGACCTCCACCTTCTGTTACTGATTTTCCATCATCATCCACCACATCAGCTTCCACTGTGGGGAATGGTTTAACTGCTGATCCTGGCTTAAGAGATGTAATGGGGAGGGGTGTTATGAGGTGCATCCCGGTTTCTGTCTGCCACCAGGTGTCCATAATGGGGCACTGACGGTTACCAATGTGTTTGTGGTACCAAATCCATGCCTCGGGGTTTATGGGCTCACCCACACTCCCCAAAAGTCTTAAGGAGGTTAGGTCATGTTTCTGGGGCCATTTTTCCCCGTGTTTCATGAACATTCGGATGGTGGTGGGGGCAGTGTAGAACACATTCACTCCATATTCTTCAATGGTCTTCCACAGGCGGTCTGGTTCAGGATAATCAGGAGCACCTTCATACATCACAGAAGTAGCACCCATAAGAAGCGGTGCGTAGACAATGTAGCTGTGGCCAGTTATCCAGCCTATATCTGCGGCACACCACCATATGTCTTCATCTTTAAGGTCAAATACCAACTTCAAGGAGGTGTAAATACCAACAGCATAACCTCCATGAACATGGACTACTCCTTTGGGTTTTCCAGTGGTCCCGGAGGTGTATAAAATGAATAAGGGGTCTTCTGAATCCATTATCTCTGTGGGGCATTCCCTTTCCTGGTTCTTAATGATTTCATCCCACCATAAATCCCGACCACTTTGCATCTGAACTGGGCAGTCAGCATGACGGACCACAATTAGTTTTTTCAGGGAAGGGATATCATCTAAAACCTTATCCACATTTTCTTTAAGGGGTATAACTTTTCCCCGGCGATAGAATCCGTCCACTGTTATAGCTACTTTCACCTGGGCATCATTAGCTCTTTCCTGGAATGCTTTGGCCCAGAACCCTGAAAAAATCACACTGTGCACTGCTCCGATCTTGGCGCAGGCCAGCATGGCAATGGGTAACTCAAGTATCATGGGCAGGTAAATTGCTACACGATCTCCCTTACCAACACCCAGACCTCGCAGGGCATTGGCCATCTGGTTAACTCTTCTATAAAGATCCTGGTAGGTCATCTTCTTAACTTGACCTAATTCACCTTCCCATATGTAGGCCACCTTATTTTTACGCCAGGATTGTACATGTCGATCCAGGGCATTATGGGTGATGTTAAATTTACCCCCACAGAACCACTCTGCATGAGGTGGTTCCCATTTCAAGACGTCCTGATATGGCTGAAACCATTCCAGCTCCCGGGCAAGCTCATCCCAGAACCACTCTGGATCATCGCGAGCCCGTTGGAGCAGTTCATCATAATCCTCAATACCGTAACGTTTCATCCACTGCTGGATATTGCTGTTTTCCATTAAATCTTTCCCTGGTGGGAATAACCTTTTCTCATGAAGCAGGGCATCTAATTCACTGGAAATAATAACCCCTCCTGTAAACCCCTTATCTGGTGGGAAATGATCCCAATACTATTTAATTATTTCATTTATGTTTTACAAGTGTCATAAATTTTTTTCATAGGATTTTTCATAGGATTATTCATAGATAATGATTTGTAACATTTAGGAGCGGTATGATCCTAAGCCCGTCATTTAATTATACTGGAAGTACTATAATTTAATCATGCAAACTGTGGCCAGGATTAAATTGGCAGATGCACTGGTTAAACTACTTGAAAAAGAGGAAATTGAGTTCATATTTGGTTACCCCGGGGAACAAATTCTCCCTTTTTATCAGGCACTCCAGAAATCTTCCATAAAACACATCTTAATGCGTCATGAACAGGGAGCAGCGCATGCTGCTGATGGATATGCAAGGGCATCCTCCAAATTAGGGGTATGTGTGGCAACTGCAGGACCTGGAGCATTAAACATGGTAATGGGCGTTGCCACAGCATACAAGGATTCAGTTCCATTACTGGTTATCACGGGGGATGTTTCATCCCAATTTAAGGGTGAAAATGTATTCCAGGATGTGGATATTAACGCTGTTTTTAGTCCCATCACCCTCCAGAGCCACCTTGTAAAGAACCCTGAAGATGGAATTACTCTTATTTTGAAGGCACTTTCAGCACTTAAAATGGGTAAAACGGGTCCAATTCATCTTAATTTTCCTAAAGACATTCTCCAGAAAGAAATTGATCCTGCTCTACTGGAGATGGAGTTGGACTTAAAACCTGAAACTGATGGGATTAACTTGGAAATAGATGGGATTAATTCTGAAACAAATGGGATTAACTCTGAAACTGGTGAAAATGAACTAAAACAGGTCAAGAAACTGGTTGAAAATTCTCAAAAACCACTGATACTTGCTGGAGCAGGAGTACTATGGGCCCATGCAACTCAAGACCTTCAGAATTTCGCAGAAAAACATAAGATCCCGGTGGTAACCACTTACCCTGCTAGAG from Methanobacterium sp. Maddingley MBC34 encodes the following:
- a CDS encoding putative nucleoside kinase, CMP and AMP kinase (PFAM: ATPase family associated with various cellular activities (AAA)), whose protein sequence is MILLLTGTPGTGKTTISNLLAEKIGCQLVDINHLVEEKHLYTGLDPEKDYKIVDMDALEGELFKIVDEENVGDQKTDSSIDISINSSIDSGKDSCINFSKTSCIIIEGHLSHYFPQADLVVVFRTEPHTLEERLKKREWKAAKIRENLEAEALDICTWEAYQIHGTKVHEVETTNITPEEAINIISEIINGKKSFPVGNIDFSGYLGA
- a CDS encoding RNase P subunit RPR2 (PFAM: RNAse P Rpr2/Rpp21/SNM1 subunit domain), translated to MIQIASERMEILFQRAEEEFALHPERSHRYVEMSRKIATKYNLKMPSSWRGRFCRNCNQFLKPGYNSQVRLKDSMVNIKCMECGEIMRKPYIKEKKAKRRNKIESRTFQEGTDA
- a CDS encoding putative RNA-binding protein containing KH domain, possibly ribosomal protein (PFAM: CRS1 / YhbY (CRM) domain) encodes the protein MNPAHSKKELMHRSLSTITLNIGKSGVNPGVMDEINRQLKEREVVKLRFSKGISLEKENYITHIIEKSNAKLIDFRGNVAVIFKKKR
- a CDS encoding ribosomal protein S19E (S16A) (PFAM: Ribosomal protein S19e), translated to MTTIYDVPADSLISEVAKDLSENKKITPPEWAPFVKTGVHKERRPENPDWWYVRCASLLRRVYIDGPVGINSLRTYYGGKKDRGTSPEKFQRGSGSVTRTALHQLEEAGFVQKQGEGRVVTPTGRSFLDKASFELKKDIPELAKY
- a CDS encoding DNA-binding protein (PFAM: Double-stranded DNA-binding domain), which gives rise to MSDIEEIRRRRMQELQQQAAQQQAPDAQSQEQMHREMEAQKRQAMMQILTPEARSRLANLRLTKPEFVDQIELQLIQLAQMGRVSSKITDEQLKELLRKLAGQKREINITWK
- a CDS encoding putative subunit of tRNA(5-methylaminomethyl-2-thiouridylate) methyltransferase (PFAM: ExsB), producing MKVAVLYSGGKDSSLMAVILKRLGYQVELLTANFGVFPSWKSAAGSASSLGFQHKILEADSTLLEGVVDMILKDGFPNNGINHLHREVLQLAAEKYPLVADGTRRDDRVPKLNLNEIQSFEDSNGIQYLNLAGWGHKTINQLSEQFFSVVKEPTSMNNNSDYEIEIRFLINERECEDTANKLFPPHIQSRVIGWREYE
- a CDS encoding ribosomal protein L31E (PFAM: Ribosomal protein L31e) codes for the protein MERIYVIPLRDAKVAPRTKRSPKATRVVREFIQKHMKSDDVKMDESVNEKIWERGIQKIPPKIKVKATKDEDGSVLVTLAQ
- a CDS encoding translation initiation factor 6 (aeIF-6) (PFAM: eIF-6 family~TIGRFAM: translation initiation factor eIF-6, putative); translated protein: MIRRVNLAGNPNLGVYIAVTDKVALAPPNLGEKMVGVVEESLQVPVIKTPISGSSLAGALAVGNSRGFLVSRYAFDTEVNAIKEFGLEVERIPDRLTAVGNIILANDHGAVVNPLLSDEAVDVVCETLDVEVVRGSIANFKIIGSVAVATNKGALVHPSATSDELEFLEKTMNVPVDVGTVNQGTKLVGAGAVANSNGVLVGEKTTGPEMARIEESLGFLEELL
- a CDS encoding ribosomal protein L20A (L18A) (PFAM: Ribosomal L18ae/LX protein domain), yielding MKTKIFRVQGKFIMGDRFKPFTKELKATGENDIKEKIYSEFGSKHHIVRNQIHILKIEEISAEEVQDTIIKALTSE
- a CDS encoding prefoldin alpha subunit/subunit 5 (PFAM: Prefoldin subunit~TIGRFAM: prefoldin, archaeal alpha subunit/eukaryotic subunit 5), with amino-acid sequence MEDRQRLEEIINELNAYKAQADMLNQQVETLNATISDMTIAQETLEAIKGKKSPETLVPIGAGSFLITEIKNTEEVIVGLGSGAAVKKNIDDAKMSIEEQKKELDNIMQKMMSDLQKISQIITQKSPEAEALIQKIEGTPGNGLP
- a CDS encoding signal recognition particle-docking protein FtsY (PFAM: SRP54-type protein, GTPase domain; SRP54-type protein, helical bundle domain~TIGRFAM: signal recognition particle-docking protein FtsY), whose product is MFESLKKKFSGTIGKISDQVSSQEEEAAKETEEKAKAALNADEVTGDKATEKTETPSSEKVGDKEVKKEVKATSSGKDQIVKDKADKTPGKDESDAEFQEADEEKKSRFSFLRRKSDSKDEDSKKQSEDETGSKLNAKDSSAKIKDDIGSVTDSVDDTTDSEKDKGESEKDKNEPSGLFTFATHKTISEKDIDDILFELELALLEGDVAMEVAEQIIKSVKEDLVGRKIKRRSDVAKFTREALKKAISDILVVGGPNLKELVQQAKKTGEPLKVMFVGVNGTGKTTTISKIADHYVKEGYTPVIAASDTFRAGAIEQISYHAEKVGVKIIRHQKGADPAAVAYDAVEHARAKNKELVLIDTAGRMQTNINLMDEMKKIQRVVKPDLAIFVGDALTGNDAVEQARKFDDAVGVDGIILTKADADAKGGAALSIGHVINKPILFLGVGQGYGDIMEFRPDWMVEQVLGD
- a CDS encoding methylase involved in ubiquinone/menaquinone biosynthesis (PFAM: Methyltransferase domain), which translates into the protein MKQVKDHFEEEAKVFDELIKTLIPFYEDMVKSLILALPFHDKEKIKVLDLGCGTGNISKEVKEHFPNAQITCVDMAENMIQIAKSKLAPYSDIEFKIADFRDLDFKEGYDGVISSLALHHLQREEQKSFYCRIKEFLKEGGVFYNADNILGSSPHLNQVYMDKWVEFMLDSHSQEEIETIWLPRYREEDFPSPLRSHIQWLEEAGFQEVDVVWKCYMFGVYGGKK
- a CDS encoding deoxycytidine deaminase (PFAM: dUTPase), which codes for MLGEKELIILFPEFKELVEPSGIDLRVDEVYKQKGPGSLIDNEKNLPELEKLEPPLYTLEPKTAYSVTINGKIKIPKGYSMLYLPRSTLLRSFVSIHTAVGDPGFYGTLQFLLVNQGEFPFTLKRGERIAQGVVFSVEGSGEYNGSYQEKEE
- a CDS encoding acetate--CoA ligase (PFAM: Domain of unknown function (DUF3448); AMP-binding enzyme~TIGRFAM: acetate--CoA ligase; acetoacetyl-CoA synthase): MENSNIQQWMKRYGIEDYDELLQRARDDPEWFWDELARELEWFQPYQDVLKWEPPHAEWFCGGKFNITHNALDRHVQSWRKNKVAYIWEGELGQVKKMTYQDLYRRVNQMANALRGLGVGKGDRVAIYLPMILELPIAMLACAKIGAVHSVIFSGFWAKAFQERANDAQVKVAITVDGFYRRGKVIPLKENVDKVLDDIPSLKKLIVVRHADCPVQMQSGRDLWWDEIIKNQERECPTEIMDSEDPLFILYTSGTTGKPKGVVHVHGGYAVGIYTSLKLVFDLKDEDIWWCAADIGWITGHSYIVYAPLLMGATSVMYEGAPDYPEPDRLWKTIEEYGVNVFYTAPTTIRMFMKHGEKWPQKHDLTSLRLLGSVGEPINPEAWIWYHKHIGNRQCPIMDTWWQTETGMHLITPLPITSLKPGSAVKPFPTVEADVVDDDGKSVTEGGGHLVIKTPWPAMFRTLYHDPERYRDAYWSRFPGIYLSGDVGRIDEEGYFWIQGREDDVLNVAGHRISTAEVESALVSYDAVAEAAVVGKPDPVKGEEICSFVTLKEGFKPSPRMKHLLREHVREEIGPVASPACVNFVEDLPKTRSGKIMRRVIKAKVKGEDVGDISTLANPEAVDEMDNAL